The genomic window CTAGAAGGATCGTTGAGCAAGAACTTAGCCGGGAGCGTATATTGGACGCGGCCCGAGAGCTGTTTGTCAGCGAAGGATATCGGTCGGTGTCGATGCGCAAGATCGCGGGGAAGCTCGGCTACAGTCACGGATCGATTTACTATTATTTCCAAGACAAGGCGGAATTGTTTTATGCGCTCGTCGTGGAAGATTTCAATGCGCTCATCGCGCGGCAGACGTCTTTGTTGTTCCGGCTGCAGCAGCGCGACGTTCATGCGCTCAAGCAGCTCATGCTGGAATTCGTGCGATTCGGGTTGGACAATCCGCATCATTACGAAATCATGTTCTTGATTCGCGATCCGGAGCTGAAGCGTTATTCCCGCACGGAACAGGCGGAGAACATGAATTTGTTCGCCTCCATTATCCAGGAATGCTTGAACGGCCATCCCGACCGGGAGAAGCTGCAGTTCACGCTGCCGTGGAACTTGTTCATGGCGCTGCACGGACTCATTACGTACGCGATCCAGTTCGAGCTGACGTACGACGAGGTGCTCCCGCTCGCGACGCAGCATGTCGATTTGCTTTGCAGCGCATTCGAGCTAGGAGGGCTGTCCTATGCTAAACCGGGACTGCATTTCGTCCCCAAGCGTAGAGTCAGCGTTTGAGCTGTTGGGCAAGCGGTGGACGGGGCTCATCCTGCAGGCGCTGTTGAACGGGCAGCGTCGGTTCAAGGAAGTGGCCGAGAGCGTCCCCGGCGTGAGCGACCGGATGTTGTCCGAGCGGTTCAAGGAGCTTGAAGAAGCGGGCATCGTCCGCCGGATCGTCTACCCGGAGACGCCCGTCCGCATCGAATACACGCTGACGGAACGGGGCGCCGCGCTGCGTCCTGTCATCGAGCATCTTCGCGAATGGGCGCTCGTCCACGGCGTGGCGGAGGGGAAGGCGAAGGCATCGCCGTGTTGAGATCGGGACAATCGAATACGTCCGGGAACCGATTCCGGCCGCGAAGCGGACAAAAGCCGAGCTTTTGCCGCTTTTTTTTCGTGCTTTCGTCGCATGTTTCGGTTATATTTAGGTCTAAAGATTTATGACGTTAATCGAAGAGGCGGAGAACGGATGTCGTTGAGAACGTTGCAGGCGAAAATCGCCGCGGTGCTGGTCGTCTTTATGGTCGTGCCGTTGGCGGCTGTGGGGGCTTATTTTTTCTATAGCTTGGATCGGGATCTAGGCAGCGTCGAGGAGGAGCAGCTGAAGAGCTTCAGCGCGTCGGGCGTCGAGCTGCTCCGACAGATGGGGGAAGACGCGCTGAACGTCGCGAAATCGTATACGTATTGGGAGGAGTTCCGGGCGGCCGCCGAGGCGAACGATATGCCGTGGATCGAAGAAAACGTGCTTTCGGTGACGGACGTCGTCTCTACCGTGCATTTCGCCGCGCTTGCGGATCCCGACGGGAACGCGATCGGAACGGCGGGAGATGCGGGCGAGTTCGGCTCGTCGTTCGATCCCGCGGTGATGGAGAAGTTCCGGTCGACGCCGGACTTCCACGGGCTCATGGTCGTCGGCGGCCGGCTCGCGGTCGTCGTCGTCTCCGGCGTGACGAACGAGGAAGCGACGAAGGCACCGACCGGCGCGCTCGTCTTCGGCCGGTACGTCGACGAGGCGGTCGTCGCGCAGCTCGGGAAGGTGCTGCATGCCGACGTCTCGGCCGTCGGCGGCGAAGGCGCTCCGGCGGAAGGGTTTCGGATCGTCTCCTCGGATGAAGGGCGCGTCGGGGAGGCGGTCGTCGCGTTGGACGGTTGGAACGGGGAACGCGTCGGCTCGCTGACGGTCGCCGCTCCGCTCAAGGCGTCGGAGCGGGCGCTCGCGAACGCGAGGCTGACGATCGCCCTCGTCGGCGGCGCGATCGTTATCGCGGCCGTCGTGCTGCTCCTGTGGCTGCGATTCAACATCGTGCGTCCGGTACAGCGCATCGCCGGCGCGCTCGGCGCCGTCGCTGAAGGCGATCTGAGCGCGGCGACGGATGCGAAGGATCGGACGCGGCCCGACGAGATCGGAGTGCTTACGATGTCCTACGAGACGATGCGCGAGAGCTTCGGCCGCGTCGTCGGCGACGTGCGCGCGCTGTCCGGCCGGCTGAGCGAATCCGCCTCGGAGACGGCGGCGCTCGCCGATACGTCCAAGGCGGACGGGGAGCGGATGAGCGCCTCCGTCTCGGAGCTGGCGGACGGGGCGCGTCTGCGGCAGGCGAGCGCCGCGGACAGCGCGCAGTCGATGCAGGAGATGGCCGTCGGCATCGGCCGCATCGCGTCGTCGGCCGCTTCGGTGACGGAGACGGCGCATGATGCCAACGATCTGGCCGCCAGCGGCGGCGCGCTCATGGAAGCGGCGATCGTCCAGATGCGGGAGATGCAGCGCTCGATGGAGGCGTCCGTCGCCGCGGCCGAAGCGCAGCGCGATTCGGCGAACCGCGTGGCCGAGGTGCTCGAGCTGATCTCGTCCGTCTCGAAGCAGACGAACCTGCTGGCGCTGAACGCGTCGATCGAGGCGGCCCGCGCGGGTGAGGCCGGGCGCGGCTTCGCCGTCGTCGCCGGCGAAGTGCGCAAGCTCGCCGAGCAGTCCGGCGAAGCGACCGCCCGCGTCGCGGGGCTGCTCGACGCGGTGCGCGAGGGCGCCGCGCAGACGGCGACTTCGCTGCAGCGGGCGGCGCTCGAGGTCGGCGACGGCGCGCGGAAGCTCGACGACGCGTACGAGCGCTTCGGCGACATTCGCGGCGCGATGGCGTCCGTCGGCGGCCAGGTCGAGGACGTGTCCGCCGTCGCGCAGCAGCTCGCCGCGGGCTCGGAGCAGGTGAGCGCCTCCGTGGAGGAGATGTCGGCGTTCTCCGCCGAAGCCGCGGAGCGGGCCGGCGAGCTGAGCGGCTACGCTTCCGAGCAGTACGCGCGGATGGACCGGCTCGCCGGCTCCATGCGGCAGCTCGAGGAGGCGTCGCGGACGCTGTATCGGTTGGTCGAGCCGATGAAGACGAAGTAGATTCGAGGGAGTCCCGACGGCTGCGGCCGGCGGAGGCTCCTTTTTTTCTGCCGCTGACCCGCATCGGGGCGGGAGGCGGAGCGCGGCGGCCGCGGGCGGGTGACCCGAAGCGGGTCAGGGTCGCCGAGCGCCAGGCGCGTTGACCCGTTTCGGGTCAGGAGGCGGAGCGCGACGGCCGCGGGTGACCCGAAACGGGCCAAGGGCGCCGCCGGCGGCGGGCGTGTTGACCCGAAACGGGTCAGGAGGCGGAGCGAGGCAGCCGCGGGTGACCCGAAACGGGCCAGGGACGCCGAGCGCCAGGCGCGTTGACCCGTTTCGGGTCAGGAGGCGGAGCGCGACGGCCGCGGGTGACCCGAAGCGGGCCAGGGTCGCCGAGCACCAGGCGTGTTGACCCGAATCGGGTCAGGAGGCGAAGCGCCACGGCCGCGGGTGACCCGAAACGGGCCAAGGGCGGCGAGTGACAGGCGCGTTGACCCGAATCGGGTCAGGAGGCGGAGCGCGGCGGCTGCAGGTGACCCGAAGCGGGCTAGGGGCGCCGAGCGCCAGGCGCGTTGACCCGTTTCGGGTCAGGAGGCGAAGCGCGACGGCCGCGGGTGACCCGAAACGGGCCAGGACGCCGAGCGCCAGGTGCGTTGACCCGTTTCGGGTCAGGAGGCGAAGCGCGGCGGACGCAGGTGACCCGAAACGGGCCAAGGACGCCGGCGGCGGGCGTGGGTGAATGGGCCAGTCGTAGCGACAGCGGAAATCAGGTAAGGTTAGGCCCCTACCCGAGCTCCAAGACGATGCGCACGCGCTCGACGAACGATTCCGGGTCGATCGGCTTGGCGATGTAACCGGCGACGCCGATGCCGGCCGCCTGCTTCACGCGCGCCTTCGTGGCGTCGCCGGTCAGCAGCAGCACCGGAATCGAGGCGGTCCGCGCGTCGGTCTTCAGCGTCGAGAGCATGTCCAAGCCGTTCATGCCCGGCAGGTTGATGTCGACCAAGTACAAATCGAATTCTTCGGGTTTTACGGACTTCGACAAGAACGATTCCGCATCCGGGAACGGGGCGACCTCGAAGCCGTCGATGTCCAGCAGCGAAGCGACCAACAGTCGGAACGCGCTGGAGTCGTCGATAATAGCGATTCTTTTTCCCACGAACGGGCCTCCGATTTCATGATATAATTTGGGAAAGATGGGTAAAGCGAGGTGGTTCGCCGTGATGAGCGAAGAACGATACCGACGAATCCTGGAAAGCACCAAGTCGTTGTTCCTGGAAGAACTGCGAGTCAAGAGCGCGGATATCGCGGATACGATCGAACGATGGCGCCTCGGATCGGTCGCGGACGACCGATTGGTGGACCATCTCTATCGCCAGACGCATACGCTGAAGGGCGTGGCGCTCACGGTCGGCTTCGCCGACGTGCACGACATCGCCGACGCGGTCAGCGAATTCAAACATCGTCACGAGGAGAGCCCGCTTCCGAAGGAAGAGCTGGACCGTCTCGCCGAACGAGCGATGAAGCTCGAAATCTATCGGTGACGGAGGGTTCATTTTCCAAGTAAGCGCTATTCTTCAATATATCATGTTCTAATATAAGAGAAAACAGACGTCTAAAAGAATCGCAAACCGGAAACACTTGACAGTAATCTGACGGTTACGAGAGTCAAGGAGGAGAAGGAATGCGATTGTCCGGGAACGGCATGTTATGGGATCGCCCGCAGGCGCTGCTAGAAAGCGTCGTGCGTCAAATCGAGAGAATCGTCGTCGGCAAGCGAGAGACGATAGAGCACTTATTGGTAGCTTTGTTATGCGGAGGTCATGCGCTGCTGGAGGACGTGCCGGGCGTCGGGAAGACGCTGCTGGCGAAGACGGCGGCGAAGACGCTCGGCTGTACGTTCGGGCGTATCCAATGCACGCCGGACGTGCTGCCCTCGGACATTACCGGCGTGTCGGTGTACCGCCGATCGACGGAGACGTTCGAGTTCCGCCCGGGGCCGATCATGGCCAACGTCGTGCTGGCGGACGAATTGAACCGCACGACGCCGAAGACGCAGTCGGCGCTTTTGGAAGCGATGGAAGAGCGTCACGTGACGGTGGACGGCGAGACGCATCCGCTGCCGGAGCCGTTCATGGTCATCGCCACGCAAAATCCGAACGGCTTCGAAGGAGCGTACCCGCTGCCGGAAGCGCAGCTGGACCGCTTCCTGCTGAAGCTGCGCCTCGGCTACCCGACGGCGGCGGAGGAAGCCGCGCTGCTGTCGCGTCCCTCCTCCGAGTCGGCGTCGTCGCGGGCGCTCTTGCTGGTCGAGGAGCTTCGCGAGCTGCAGCGCGCGGCGGCGGCCGTCCATGTCGACGAGCCGGTGAAGCTATACATCGTGTCGCTCGTGCAGGCGACGCGGACGTGCGCGGAGCTGTCGCTCGGCGCGAGTCCCCGCGCGTCGCTGGGCTTGTACCGCGCGGCGCAGGCGCTTGCGCTGCTGCGCGGGCGGACGTACGTCGTCCCGGACGACGTGCGCGAGCTCGCGATGCCGGTACTGGCGCATCGACTCGCCGTGCGCCCGGAAGCGAGCTACGCCGGGCATGCGGCCGAGAGCGTCATGGCGCGGCTGCTGGCGACGACGCCGGTGCCGTCGGCCCCGGTCGCCTCGAAGGCGGGGGGTGCGGGCTAATGCGGACGCATCGGTGGGCCGCGCTGGCGGTATGGGCGTTGTTAGGGTGGGGAATGGCCGCGAGAGGCGGGTTCGCATTCTCCTTTTTGTTTTATTCGTACAGCTTCATCGTCGCTTACGGATGGGCCGTCCGCTGGATCGGGCTCCGCGGCGTTCGCGTCACCCGCGAGGTGCGGTGCCCGGACGGGTCCGCGCCGCCGGACGGCGCGTTCGAAGCGGGAGAAGAAGCGATCGTCGAGGTGACGCTGCGCCGGCCGTTCGCGCTGCCGGTTCCTTGGCTCGTCGCCCGCGAACGGATCGGCGAAGCGGAGCACGACTTGCTTCACGGTCCGTGGTGGTCGACGCGCGCGACGTATCGTTACGCGCTGCCGCTGCCGAGCCGGGGCGTGTTCGCCTTCGAGCCGACGGAACTGTGGGCGGGGGACCCGTTCGGCATCGTGCAGCAGCGCGTTCGCGCTCGGGGGGCGGCGAACGCTGAGGTGATCGTCGCGCCGCGGGCGCGGCGATTCGGGTATGAGGTGGAGCACGCGATCCTATCGCTCGGCGACGGACGGGCCTCCGGATCGCGGCGGGACGGCGGCGAGCGGACGGACGTACGCGCGTACCGCGACGGCGATTCGCTCGCCCGCGTGCTATGGAAGCGGGCGGCACGATCGGATGAGTGGTACGTCCGCACGGAGGAGCCGCCGCGCGCCGCGACGGAAACGGCGGTCGTCGTGGACGCCGCCGTCGAAGCGGCGGCGGACGATTGCGCCGAGGCGGCCGCGGGGGTGCTCGTCGCCCTCGGCGTGCGGCGGCGGGCGTTCCGGCTGTACGCCGCCGCCCTCGCCGCCGGCAACGCCGGCGGTTGGCGCCGGCGGTTGGCGGCGCTCGAAGCCGCCGCGCCGCCGCCGATTCGCGCCGGCGGGGCGACGCTGGGCGGCGCCTCCGCCGTCGTCGTCGTCGCGGGCGGCGCCCTGCGGCCGGAGACGGCGGCGCTGTGCCGCGAGTGGCAAACCGGCGGACGCGACGTGCTGCTCCTGCTCGCGCGCGGGGAACCCGGCGTTCGCGCCGGCGATGCGGCGGGCGATGCGGCGGGCGGCGCGGAGCTTCCGGAGGAGCTCGCGTCTTGGCTGCGCCGCGCGGGCGTCCGCATCGCCGTGACGGACGCCGCCGGCGACCGCATCGCTTCGGAAGGAGGCGGGCGCGATGACGACGGTCGGTTCTCCGTTCCTTCGTAATTTGTTCGTTACCGTGCTGCTGTTCGGCTTGTTCTCCGAATGGCTGCGTCCGCTCGCCTCGATGGCGGAGGCGACGGACATGTATCGGCTGCTTCCGTTCCTTGGGGCGCTCGCGTTTTATATGGCGATCGACGCGGGACGCCTTCACGGCGCGATCGGCTGGCCACTGAAGCTGGTCTTTACGGCGCTGTGGATCGGATATTGGTTCCAGCCCGAGGCGCTTTCTTCCGGCCGATGGCTGCTTGATTTTCCGGCGCTCGTCTTGGAGGATGCGAGCGGCTTGCTGTCCGGCGTCTGGCTCGTCAGCCCGGAGACGCGAACGCTGCTGTTCCTCGCCGGCTGGGCGGCGCTCGCGTACGCGGTGCAGCGCATCGTGACGGAGCGCGGCCAGGCGTTATGGTTCGTCGGGTCGACGCTGCTGTTCCTCGTCCTGCTTCAGCTGTGGCCGGGGCTCGATACGACCGGCGGCATCTTGCGGTCGGCCGCGTTCGGGCTGCTGCTGCTCACGACGCAGCACGGGACGAAGTGGGAGCGGCTGCTGGGGAATCGCTTCGCGGAAAGCCGTGGGGCGGCGCTCTCCCGCATCGCCGCCGGCGCCTTATGCGCCGCGATCGCGCTCGGCTCGGGTTACGGCTTGTCCGCGCGGGAGCCCGCGGCGGTCGAGCCGGTGTCGCTCGAGCGATGGGCCGACTGGGCGCGGAGCGCGGCGACGTCGCGGGGGGAGGGGACCTTCGCCTCCGCCCTCCCGGCGGCGACCGGGTACGGCGTCGACGACAGCCGGCTCGGCCGGGCGGTGTCGCCGGACGACGCGCTCGCCTTCACGGCGACGACGGAGCTCGCGACGTATTGGCGGGGCGAGAGCAAGGACGTCTACACCGGCCGAGGCTGGCGGAGCAGCGCGCTCGGCGAGACGGCCGCGACGTTCCGCGCCGCAGAAGCCCCCGAGGGGGCCGTCGTCATATCGCAGCAGGTGGACGTGCTGTCGCGCGCCTTGGAGCGCAACGTCTTCGCCGGCGGTCAGGTGCTGCGCTTCCCGGAGCTGACGGACGACGACGGCGCGAGGCTGTCCGACATTCACCTGCGGTACGACGCGGAAGACGGCTCGTATTTCGTCGGGACGAACGCGGTGCGGCTAGGCTCGTACCGGATGGAGACGGCGCTCGCGGCGAGCGATCCGTCGGCGCTCGTCGCGGACGGTTCGCCGGAGACGGACATATCCTCGGCGCGATATTTGCAGCTGCCGGGTTCGCTGCCGCAGCGGGTGCGCGACTTGGCCCGCGACATCGTGCGGGACGTGCCGGCGCATCCGTACTTGCAGGCGGTCGCCGTACAGTCGTATTTGCAGGAGCATTACCGCTACACGTTGGAGACGGACGTGCCGCCGGAAGGGGCCGACTTCGTCGATCATTTCCTGTTCGACGCGGAGGAGGGGTATTGCAACCATTTCTCGACGGCGATGGTCGTGCTGCTCCGTTCGATCGGCGTCGAGGCGCGATGGGTGAAAGGCTTCGCGCCGGGCACGCCGGATCCGGACCGGCCGGGCACGTACGCGGTGCGGCAATCCGACGCCCACTCCTGGGTCGAGGTGCGGTTCGCGGACGCGGGCTGGGTGCCGTTCGAAGCGACGCCGCCGGCGTCCGCAGAAGGCGTCGAAGCCGGCTTCGCGGGGCTCGGCGCGGAGCCGGCCAACATGCTGCTGCCGCAGGGCACCGTGCTCGCGGCGGCCGCGGCGGCGGCGACGGCGACCGCATCGGCTACGGCATCGGCCGGGGACGAAGCCGAAACGGGCGGGGGGGCCGCCTCCGCCGAGGCGTGGCTCGCGTCCGCGCGGGAGCGGCTGCGCGGCGGCCTCGACGCGGCGGCAGCCGCCTTCGACGCCGCGGCGCGGCGCGTGCCGCGCGAATGGGCGGCGCCGCTCGGCTGGGCGCTCGCCGGCGGCGCGACCGCCGCCGCGGCGCTCGGCGCGGCCTTCGCGCTGGCGCGGCTCGTCCGCGGCGCGGCGCCCGGCTACGCGGCGTTCCCCGCGCCGCCGCAGCGCCGCCGGCTCGACCGGCTGTGGCGCCGCCTCTATCGGCGCCACGGCCCCAGAACGCCGGAGGAGACGCTGCGCGACTATGCGGCGCGGCTGCCGGCGGAGACGCCGGAGGCGCGGGCGGCGCTGCTCGAGCTCGTCCGCCGCGACGAGGCGATCCGCTACGGCGGCGGCTCGGGACGGCCGGTGTCGCGGCGCTGGGTGAAGGACGTCTGGCGAACGATCGCGAAGCGAGCCAAATAATGGCTATAATAAGAGCAGAACCGATTCGGAAAACGAAAGGGGCGCTCTAGCGCATGACGCACAACGATATTGCTTTACTGTTCCTGCATGGATTCCCGTTCAGTCCGGAGATGTGGGCGCCGCAGCGGGAAGCGTTCGAAGCGCAAGGCTTCCGCGTCGTCGCGCCGGATTTGCGGCTCGAGACGTCGCCCGCCACGATGGACGAGATGGCCGACAAGGCGATCGCGGCGCTCGACGCGGCGGCCGGCGAAGCGGCGAAGGCAGTCGTCATCGGCTTTTCGATGGGCGGGTACGTCGCGTTCTCGCTGCTCGAGCGATACGGCGATCGAGTGGCCGGACTCGCGCTCGCGGATACGCGGGCGGAGGCCGACAGCGAGGAAGGGAAGGCGGGGCGGCGCGCGCTGGCGGCGAACGCGCTGGAGCAAGGACCGCAGGCGGCCGTCGACGCGATGCTGCATAAGCTGCTGTCGCCGAAGACGACCGATCGCCGCCCGGACGTCCGTCGCGAAGCCGAGCGCATCATGCTGTCCGCGTCGCCCGCCGCGATCGCGGCCGCCGCGCTCGGCATGGCCGCGCGGCAGGATCGGACGGCCTCGCTCGGCGGCATTCGCGTCCCGACGCTCGTCATCGTCGGCGAGGACGACGCGATCACGCCGCCCGACGTCGCCGAGAAGATGGCGGGCGCGATCCCCGGCGCGGCGCTCCGCGTCGTCCCGGAGGCGGGTCATCTGTCCAATCTCGAGCGCCCCGAGCTGTTCAACGAGGCACTCTCCGCATGGCTCTCGAAACTTTAGTGGTTGCCATGGGGTCGAACGATCTTGTAGAATAGTTTCTATTATTATTAGGGGGCTCGTACATTCCGATGAACAAACCGAACGAAATCGTCGTCGTCCTCGACTTCGGCGGGCAGTACAACCAATTGATCGCCCGACGCATTCGGGACCTCGGCGTGTACAGCGAATTGCTGCCGTATAACACGAGCGCCGAGAAAATCCGCGAGCTCGCGCCGAAAGGCATCGTCTTCTCCGGAGGTCCGGCAAGCGTCTACGGCGAAAACTCGCCGCTCGTCGATCCGGCCGTCTACGACCTCGGCGTGCCGATCCTCGGCATCTGCTACGGCATGCAAATGATGAGCCATCAGCTGCAAGGCAAAGTCGAAGCCGCGGGCAAGCGCGAATACGGCAAGGCGATGGTTCGCTTCGCGCCGGACTGCGTCCTGACGTCGGGGCTTACCGGCGAGCAGCAGGTATGGATGAGCCACAGCGACCTCGTCATCGAGGCGCCGGCGGGCTTCGCGATCGACGCCAGCACCGAGCATGCGCCGATCGCCGCGATGAGCCATCGCGAACGGAATTTGTACGCGGTGCAGTTCCATCCGGAAGTGCGCCACACGACGTACGGCAACGACATGATCAAGAACTTCCTGTTCGAGGTATGCGGCTGCGAAGGCGAATGGAGCATGACGACGTTCATCGAAGACGCGATTCGCGACATCCGCGAGCAAGTCGGCGACAAGAAGGTGCTGTGCGCCCTGTCCGGCGGCGTCGACTCGTCCGTCGTCGCGATTCTCATTCACAAGGCGATCGGCGACCGCTTGACGTGTATGTTCATCGACCACGGCCTCTTGCGCAAGGGCGAAGCCGAAAGCGTCATGGAGACGTTCGTCGGCAAGTTCGACATGAAGGTCGTCAAGATCGACGCGCGCGACCGGTTCCTCGGCAAGCTCGCGGGCGTGGACGATCCGGAGCAAAAGCGCAAGATCATCGGCAACGAGTTCATCTACGTTTTCCAGGAAGAGTCCGCGAAGTTCGACGACTTCGAATTCCTGGCGCAGGGCACGCTCTACACCGATATCGTGGAGAGCGGCACGGCGACGGCGCAGACGATCAAGTCGCATCATAACGTCGGCGGTCTGCCGAAGGACATCAAGTTCAAGCTCGTCGAGCCGCTGAAGGCGCTGTTCAAGGACGAGGTGCGCAAGGTGGGCGAAGAGTGCGGCCTGCCGGCGGAAATCGTATGGCGCCAGCCGTTCCCGGGTCCGGGTCTCGCGATCCGCGTGCTCGGCGAGGTGACGGAGGACAAGCTCGAGATCGTGCGCGAATCCGACGCCATTCTGCGCGAGGAAATCGCGAAGGCCGGCCTCGACCGCGAAATCTGGCAATACTTCACCGCGCTGCCGAACATGAAGAGCGTCGGCGTCATGGGCGACGCCCGGACGTACTCGTATACGGTCGGCATCCGCGCCGTCACGTCGATCGACGGCATGACCGCCGACTGGGCGCGCATTCCGTGGGACGTGCTCGAGAACATCTCGACGCGCATCGTGAACGAAGTGAACAACGTCAACCGGGTCGTCTACGACATTACGTCGAAGCCGCCGGCGACGATCGAGTGGGAATAAGGGTTGGAAAATGGAAAAGGCCTGCGCCATCGCGCAGGCCTTTCTTTTTCTCCGTCGGTCTCCCCGCGGTAAACTTCCTGTAGCGGAAATCCTCCCTTTCATCAGCCTGATCGGGGCGGCAACCGCTGATTGGACGGGAAAACCTCCCGCTTATTCGCGGGAAATGGACGAAAATCGTTGGTTATGGCGGAATAAGAGGGAAGATTTCCCGTCCAAGGGCCGTTTCAGATGTCTGTTGCGGAGGTGAGCGGGAGGTTTTCCCGTTTGCTTCTCCGAAGAAATACCGGCCGAACAGCCCTAGCGGGGCGGCTGAGCGAAGGGAAGTCGAGGAGAAGGAACGGCGGGAGTGAACCCGCAGCTCCGCCGCCCCCGCCGCCGCCCCCGCCGCCGCACCTGCCGCCCCGACACCTTACCG from Paenibacillus antri includes these protein-coding regions:
- the guaA gene encoding glutamine-hydrolyzing GMP synthase, whose translation is MNKPNEIVVVLDFGGQYNQLIARRIRDLGVYSELLPYNTSAEKIRELAPKGIVFSGGPASVYGENSPLVDPAVYDLGVPILGICYGMQMMSHQLQGKVEAAGKREYGKAMVRFAPDCVLTSGLTGEQQVWMSHSDLVIEAPAGFAIDASTEHAPIAAMSHRERNLYAVQFHPEVRHTTYGNDMIKNFLFEVCGCEGEWSMTTFIEDAIRDIREQVGDKKVLCALSGGVDSSVVAILIHKAIGDRLTCMFIDHGLLRKGEAESVMETFVGKFDMKVVKIDARDRFLGKLAGVDDPEQKRKIIGNEFIYVFQEESAKFDDFEFLAQGTLYTDIVESGTATAQTIKSHHNVGGLPKDIKFKLVEPLKALFKDEVRKVGEECGLPAEIVWRQPFPGPGLAIRVLGEVTEDKLEIVRESDAILREEIAKAGLDREIWQYFTALPNMKSVGVMGDARTYSYTVGIRAVTSIDGMTADWARIPWDVLENISTRIVNEVNNVNRVVYDITSKPPATIEWE